In the uncultured Methanobacterium sp. genome, one interval contains:
- a CDS encoding glycosyltransferase, translating into MRVCLLGQYPPHIGGVSSHTYLLSRELVKRGDDVYVLTYPHSDVKNIDEVKVETAFAPNIKGLRGLFFFISSFFKLILMVRRFNIELIHAHFLLPPGLIGVCVGSLLGKKTAVTAHGSDLMIQAKNPVLKSLIKFVLKKADYVLVVNQTLKDKVLEMGINQEKVYITPNAVDVEKFNPKKKELPSDMKISPDKPVILFVGNLVYQKGVKYLLEAKKLMKNDAELVIVGDGPLSPELELKVRDEKIQDVVFTGARRDVDKIMPSVTVFVLPSISEGFPITILEAMASGLPVVATNVGGISEVMSEQVGIMVNPSSPTELASALDKILEKETLRKGMSVAARDHALKYSKVKIPY; encoded by the coding sequence ATGCGCGTGTGCTTACTAGGCCAATATCCACCCCATATTGGAGGTGTTTCATCCCATACTTATCTCCTATCTCGGGAACTTGTAAAAAGAGGAGATGACGTTTACGTGTTAACCTACCCCCACTCTGATGTTAAAAATATTGATGAGGTGAAAGTGGAAACTGCATTTGCACCCAATATTAAGGGATTGAGGGGTTTATTTTTCTTCATATCCTCATTTTTCAAACTAATCCTCATGGTACGCCGTTTCAATATTGAGTTGATCCACGCCCACTTCCTTCTCCCTCCAGGACTAATAGGAGTATGTGTGGGGTCACTTCTTGGGAAAAAAACTGCAGTAACTGCCCATGGCTCTGACCTTATGATACAGGCTAAAAATCCAGTCCTCAAGAGTTTAATTAAGTTTGTTCTTAAAAAAGCAGACTACGTGCTGGTGGTGAACCAGACACTTAAGGACAAAGTGCTGGAGATGGGTATAAATCAGGAAAAGGTTTATATAACCCCCAATGCTGTGGATGTGGAAAAATTCAACCCCAAAAAGAAGGAACTACCATCCGACATGAAGATAAGCCCTGATAAGCCAGTAATACTATTTGTAGGTAACCTGGTATATCAGAAGGGAGTTAAATATCTTCTAGAAGCTAAAAAGTTAATGAAAAATGATGCAGAACTGGTGATTGTGGGTGATGGTCCACTAAGCCCTGAACTGGAGCTGAAAGTACGTGATGAAAAGATCCAGGATGTAGTTTTTACAGGTGCTCGTAGGGATGTGGATAAAATTATGCCATCGGTTACTGTTTTTGTTCTACCCAGTATATCAGAAGGATTCCCCATCACTATCCTGGAAGCTATGGCCAGTGGCCTGCCAGTGGTGGCCACCAATGTGGGTGGAATCAGTGAAGTGATGAGTGAACAAGTGGGCATAATGGTTAACCCATCCAGTCCCACTGAACTAGCTAGTGCACTGGATAAAATCCTGGAAAAAGAAACATTAAGGAAGGGTATGAGTGTTGCTGCCAGGGACCATGCTCTGAAATACAGTAAAGTTAAGATACCTTACTAA